Genomic window (Asticcacaulis excentricus CB 48):
TCACCTTTCTGCCACAGAGCTTCGTCGCGCCTTAAGTCTCTGCGCTGCGAAAATGCCTCTTGAAGATCGTCTATCAAAAACACTTGACGGCTGGGCAGCAGTTGCCACCCTGCCGCCTCAAGTGCACGCAAAAGCGGGCCTTCGTGACGCCCGTTCAAAGACCTCATGGCAAGAAAATGGTTCGGAAATGTCGCAACGAGGCGATCGGTCTGATTTTGCACAATCGCCGCGTCAAGCCCGATCGGCAGGGTTGTCGATAACATCCAATTGTTCACATGGACGATCCGGTCCGCCGCACTCAGTGAAAGGGCCGCGCCCACGCCCCGGACGATGCCGCGCAACACTGGCGCCAGGCGCTGGTCGGGAAAATGGTCAAGCTCCTCAAGCGTATAGTCGACATAAGCCACACTTGGTGAACAGACAAAGGTTCTGCCCGCAGCGCCGTCATTTATCGTCATGGGCACGTGATGCTGCCCCCAATCGAAGAGGGTGACGGAGGTCTCTAGATTGCGAATAAGGGGGGCCACCCCCGATACATTAAAGCCGGCAACATAGTCTCGTGCCAATTGATTGAGGGCATCTATATCTAGCACGCCCTCAAAACCCCGGCCCGTACGCGGTAGATGATAGACTTGTCACGCGAAGACAGTTCACGCGAAAGGGTTTCATCGATCATAACCCGGTCAGACTGCGGCGGCATGACGTTCAGGAACAGGCGTTCGCAAAAACGCGCATCGGGTAGGGCTACGTGCACTATCCCCTTCCAGCTGTCCCCGTAGACGGACAGATCGCAGTAAGACCCGAAATCAGATAGGGAGAAGCCATCAAAGCGGCCGACATTTAGATTTGGCAAGTCTGCAAGTCCGCCTGTTACGAGCCGAATTCGCTCAAGTCGGCCGCGGACCTTTTCGTAGGTGTCTTCTCGCAGGTGAACGGGTAATGGGCCGCGGGCGCTGTGGCGTCCTTTAAGGGCAAGTGTAGCGATATCACTTTCCCGAAATAGAAAGCTTTGGGAGGCCTTGCGAAAATCGGCGTCAATGCGGGCACTGACCTCACGCGCATCAGGAAGAAAGGCGGCGGCGGGTTCGCGCATTGCCAAGCGCCAGACGAGATCTCGGCCGATTGCCTCGAGCTTTGACCAGGCGGCCGATGATTGAAAATGCTGGTCAAAGAGACGCGACTGGTCCTCAATCGATGGCGCCCGCATCAGGGCCGAAACGGCGCCGATGCGACAGCTAAGAAAGCGCGCATTCCATCGTAAAAGTCGCTCCCAAAGGCCGTAGTGCCAGACCCCGCCCGAAATAGCCCGTTTTTGACCGTCAAAGAAGTGCCTCGCCTGTGGCGTCAAATTTAAAGACAGACGCCTATAGGTATCCAGTCGACCAGAGCACGGCGCCATACCCAGAAAAGCAAGACAAGCGCCCCGATCCAGGCTGCGCATGGCCGCTATCTTGAGCTCGAGAAGATGGTTTTGAGCGGCGTTCAGGTCGAGGGCGACAATCTCCCTGGCGTCTTCAGCGAGGAGATCCAGAACCCGCGTGCCGGTTCCGGTCAGGCAGAGTATGCGCTGACAGCCGCGCAGCGCCATAAGCTCGGTCTCGCCGTCTTCATTGGTGGAAGTGAAGTTGAGCGTTGCGATGTCTTCCCCCTCCGTTAAGCTCACGAAACGAGACGAATGGGCACGTCGAAACGGCCTTTGTTTGCGTAAGCCTTCACACAAGGGCTAATGGCGCTATACCACTTTAGCAAGAGGTAAAAAATGAGGGCTGAAGCGATAGTGGCGGTGGGCCAGGCCTATCTGAGAGCCCGCTGGCGTGCGCTCACATTGCGTAACCGAAAATCCCTAAAGGCTTATCATGAGCGTGAGCTTCATCGATTGACCCGGCAAGCCAGTCGCGAGCTCAGCTTCTACACTCCTTATTCTGGTGCCGATTTCAGCACCTTTCCTGTCATTGACAAGAAGGTCCTACTTGAGAACTTTTCAAGGTTAAACCGAGGGGGGTTAAGCCTTGAAAGCGTGCGCGAGGCACTGGCGCACGGTGAGGAGAGACTGGCGGGGCGCATTATTGGCATGAGCACCGGGACATCAGGTAACCGGGGCTACTACGTAATCACTGAACGCGAGCGCTTTACATGGCTAGGCACCATTCTCGCCAAGGCCTTGCCTTATGCCTTATGGCGAAGCCACCGCGTCGCTCTGGCACTTCCGGCCTTATCTGACCTCTACCGCGCAGCGAGTATCGGAAGCCGTATTCAGCTGCGCTTCTTCGACCTTGCGCTTGGGCCCGAAAGCTGGATGGACGCACTGACGGCCTTCGCGCCGGACACCCTCGTCGCGCCACCTAAGGTTTTACGCTTCTTGGCTGAGCAAGGAAGGCTTAAAGCTCCTCGCCTGTTTTCCAGCGCTGAAGTCCTTGACGATATTGACAAGCGGATCATCGAAGACGCGACAGGTTTTCGGGTGCGCCAGATCTATATGGCAACAGAAGGGCTTTTTGCCGTGAGCTGTCCTTTCGGCACACTTCATCTGGCTGAGGATGTGGTCCATTTTGAGTTCGAGCGATCCATCACCGACAGCGCACTCGTTAGTCCCATTGTCACCGACTTTACACGCCGCGAACAGGGGATGATTCGGTATCGTATGAATGATCTGTTTGAACTCGATCACGGTAGATGCCCCTGCCAGAGTGCGTTTCAGGCGGTTTTGCGCATAGACGGACGATGCGACGATGCGTTTCTTCTGGCAGACCGCTCGGGCGGACGCCAACTCGTTTCACCTGACGTTTTGCGCAATGCGATTGTCCGTTCAGACCCGACCATAGACGATTTTCGCCTGATCCAGACTGGACCGGAGGATGTTGTCTTGCAGCTGTCAGACGCTATAGCGGCAACGGCGGCAAGAAAGGCCGTCTTAGAAGTTGAGACGATGTTAAAAAGGCGCGGACTGACGGCGAACATCACGGTCAGGCACGGCATTGTGGCTGATTACACGCGTAAACTCAGGCGCGTTCGCAGAGACTGGCGCGCTTGAAATTATGCCTGCCCAAACAACCGGAACGTTCTGATGCCCTGTGGCAGGGGCTTTGCGTTCAGGCCGTGTGAGATCAGTGTTCCGAACATGTCAACAGGACCTTGATGGTAGTCTGCCCCCCCGAAACGGGAGAGTTGATGGCTTTGAAGAGACAGCATTGCAAGGTCTTGAGATAACACTTTGCGATGAAAGGCGATGATCCCCAGGCGTTTGAGGAAGGCCGGCAACACGCCCCGACGGGTGGAAAACGCCGCGAATGGCCGGGTGGTCTTGGCATCGACGGGACTGAAGACCACGCTAATTGAGGCCTGAAGACCCTGATTATCTTCAAATCCGATCTGAACCTGTGTGGGCGGCCGGTATCGCCCCCAAGACAGGCTTCGCCTGCCCTCGGTTACCCGCTGAAGGAGGGTCATTGCCTGGTGAGGCTCGGTGTACCGCGCGACGGCTTCAGAAGGTTCGACGTGCAGTTCGACGTCAACCGGGCAGGCCCGGGTGGCTCTGCGAACGAGCCCCGGATGGAGAAAGTAGGCGTGAACAGGATCGAGTAGGTTTTCAATCGCATCGTCCACCGCACCTGTTGAAGGCGGCAAATGCCACCAGAAGGTGTCAAATGTCGGATCGCCGATGACGTCAGGCAGGCCGTGGAAGGGCGCCTCTTCGTCCATCAGACACGTCCAGACGATACCGGCGTGTTCTTGAACCGAAAAGGATCTGGCCGAAGCGTTTGCCGTCAGATTTGAACCGGCAACATAGCGACAGCGCCCGCCGGCGTCGAAACGCCAGCCATGGTAAGGACACTCGATCTGCGACTCCACGACCCGCCCGGCCGATAAGGGGGCATTTCGATGGGGACAGCGATCCTCCAGAACCGCGACACCGCCCCCCGTTTCAAAGACGACGAGAGGCCGCCCCATCAAAACAACGGCGAAAGGCGCCTTCTTGATTTCGCACCGATAAGCAATCGGATGCCAGGATCGCGCAAGCGCCAATGGCCATGAGGTTTGGCTCACTTTTGCACCTGTCGGGCGACGACAAAGCTGTAAAACCAAGCGCCGTCTTGACGGAAAAGCACGTCCTCAAGCGCTTCATCGAGCGTGAATCCGAATTCCCCGGGCAGACCCGCCCCTGTCTTATTGAAAAACTTGCGCTCGCAGACAACAGCCCCACATCGCAGCGTCCTGGCGAGTTCCCGCCAAACCGCGCGCTGCTCGTTTTCATCACAATAAGAGGCGTAATCAGACAGGGAGGCCCCGTCGAGGGATGCCGTTGGCGCAGATGTAAGGAAGCTCCTGAGGTCTGTCGTTTGCAAAGTCAGACGTTCGATACGCTGCGCTATCAGTGCGTGACCTTTCTGCGTCAGATAGGGAGGTAGGATGTCTGGATGATAGGCACCGTTAAAAACCAACCAGGCAAAGGGAAGCTCAGGAATGTGAAGATTTTTTGCCAAATGCTCGAATCGGGCACGGGCGTAGCCGGTCATGTCGAAATCGTCGGGGACATATGAAATCCCGGGCTCGCGCAATATGTGACGCCAGAGCCCCCGAAGCGCGATAACCCGGAGTAGCAAACGCCA
Coding sequences:
- a CDS encoding F390 synthetase-related protein, which produces MRAEAIVAVGQAYLRARWRALTLRNRKSLKAYHERELHRLTRQASRELSFYTPYSGADFSTFPVIDKKVLLENFSRLNRGGLSLESVREALAHGEERLAGRIIGMSTGTSGNRGYYVITERERFTWLGTILAKALPYALWRSHRVALALPALSDLYRAASIGSRIQLRFFDLALGPESWMDALTAFAPDTLVAPPKVLRFLAEQGRLKAPRLFSSAEVLDDIDKRIIEDATGFRVRQIYMATEGLFAVSCPFGTLHLAEDVVHFEFERSITDSALVSPIVTDFTRREQGMIRYRMNDLFELDHGRCPCQSAFQAVLRIDGRCDDAFLLADRSGGRQLVSPDVLRNAIVRSDPTIDDFRLIQTGPEDVVLQLSDAIAATAARKAVLEVETMLKRRGLTANITVRHGIVADYTRKLRRVRRDWRA
- a CDS encoding DUF3419 family protein → MSLTEGEDIATLNFTSTNEDGETELMALRGCQRILCLTGTGTRVLDLLAEDAREIVALDLNAAQNHLLELKIAAMRSLDRGACLAFLGMAPCSGRLDTYRRLSLNLTPQARHFFDGQKRAISGGVWHYGLWERLLRWNARFLSCRIGAVSALMRAPSIEDQSRLFDQHFQSSAAWSKLEAIGRDLVWRLAMREPAAAFLPDAREVSARIDADFRKASQSFLFRESDIATLALKGRHSARGPLPVHLREDTYEKVRGRLERIRLVTGGLADLPNLNVGRFDGFSLSDFGSYCDLSVYGDSWKGIVHVALPDARFCERLFLNVMPPQSDRVMIDETLSRELSSRDKSIIYRVRAGVLRAC
- a CDS encoding aromatic ring-hydroxylating oxygenase subunit alpha, translating into MSQTSWPLALARSWHPIAYRCEIKKAPFAVVLMGRPLVVFETGGGVAVLEDRCPHRNAPLSAGRVVESQIECPYHGWRFDAGGRCRYVAGSNLTANASARSFSVQEHAGIVWTCLMDEEAPFHGLPDVIGDPTFDTFWWHLPPSTGAVDDAIENLLDPVHAYFLHPGLVRRATRACPVDVELHVEPSEAVARYTEPHQAMTLLQRVTEGRRSLSWGRYRPPTQVQIGFEDNQGLQASISVVFSPVDAKTTRPFAAFSTRRGVLPAFLKRLGIIAFHRKVLSQDLAMLSLQSHQLSRFGGADYHQGPVDMFGTLISHGLNAKPLPQGIRTFRLFGQA
- a CDS encoding DUF3419 family protein; the encoded protein is MTASALDQSTIWYSASNEDAQSEIGALKPEGKKILTLTASGSRAFELLLADPSEVISIDQNPAQTALAEIYAVAYKHFDYDAFCRLTGLRQDEHRSALLDEALRHVSSDTERFWRANRNQAAGGLLYCGRWESFLRRFRQWAGSRRRALADELLHTHDLTTQALLWETRWDNWQWRLLLRVIALRGLWRHILREPGISYVPDDFDMTGYARARFEHLAKNLHIPELPFAWLVFNGAYHPDILPPYLTQKGHALIAQRIERLTLQTTDLRSFLTSAPTASLDGASLSDYASYCDENEQRAVWRELARTLRCGAVVCERKFFNKTGAGLPGEFGFTLDEALEDVLFRQDGAWFYSFVVARQVQK